A DNA window from Christiangramia salexigens contains the following coding sequences:
- a CDS encoding type 1 glutamine amidotransferase domain-containing protein translates to MRKLMVLVFAIAFGSVSAQQTTNKKSEDKKEAKKVLFVLTSHSQLGDTGEKTGFWIEEFASPYYKLSDKGVKITIATPKGGKAPIDPKSNSEDFQTEATKRYNKDEKVQKLIANTHKLENINASEYDAVFYPGGHGPLWDLAENKNSIAIIENFNKANKPIGLVCHAPAALKNTKKENGEPLVKGRRVTGFTNSEEKAVQLTDVVPFLVEDMLKENGGIYSKGADWQEYVLVDGNLITGQNPASSGEAAEKLYMMLK, encoded by the coding sequence ATGAGAAAGTTAATGGTACTGGTATTTGCGATCGCATTTGGAAGTGTTTCCGCGCAGCAAACAACCAACAAAAAAAGTGAAGACAAAAAAGAGGCTAAAAAAGTACTTTTCGTACTTACTTCACATAGCCAGCTTGGAGATACCGGAGAGAAAACCGGATTCTGGATAGAGGAATTCGCCAGCCCTTACTACAAGTTATCAGACAAAGGTGTAAAGATCACCATTGCAACGCCAAAGGGTGGTAAGGCTCCGATAGATCCAAAAAGTAATTCCGAGGATTTCCAGACCGAGGCTACCAAGCGTTATAACAAGGACGAAAAAGTTCAGAAATTGATCGCCAACACCCATAAACTGGAGAATATCAATGCAAGTGAATATGATGCGGTATTCTATCCTGGTGGACATGGACCGCTTTGGGATCTTGCAGAGAACAAGAATTCTATCGCGATCATAGAAAACTTCAATAAGGCAAATAAGCCAATTGGTCTTGTTTGTCATGCGCCTGCCGCTCTTAAGAACACGAAGAAAGAAAACGGCGAGCCACTGGTAAAAGGAAGAAGAGTGACCGGTTTCACGAATTCTGAAGAGAAGGCTGTTCAGTTAACCGATGTGGTTCCTTTTCTTGTAGAGGATATGCTGAAAGAAAACGGAGGTATTTATTCCAAAGGTGCCGACTGGCAGGAATATGTACTTGTGGACGGTAATCTTATCACCGGACAGAATCCGGCATCTTCAGGTGAAGCTGCTGAAAAGCTTTATATGATGCTGAAGTAA
- a CDS encoding helix-turn-helix transcriptional regulator — protein sequence MKNKLKIERAILDITQEELANKIGVSRQTINSIEKNRYVPSTVLALKLSQIFDKPVNDFFILEDSDKD from the coding sequence ATGAAGAATAAACTAAAGATAGAAAGAGCGATCCTGGATATTACTCAGGAGGAACTGGCGAATAAGATAGGTGTGTCCCGGCAGACCATTAATTCCATAGAAAAGAACCGCTACGTACCTTCTACGGTCCTGGCGCTTAAACTTTCTCAAATTTTTGACAAACCGGTCAATGATTTCTTTATCCTTGAAGACAGTGATAAAGATTAA
- a CDS encoding DUF1697 domain-containing protein, producing the protein MDKTYIAFLRGINVGGHHKVPMADLCTHLESLGFTNIVTLLNSGNIIFNAAETEITKLEDSISESLEERFGFPIPVIIRTQEDIQELYNRDPFHGIAPNQDLRLFVSFLKQDTGDKIKIPMENEDKSFQIIDKCGGAIISILDISKTSSPIGMKELEKIYGSGITTRNWNTIVRLESKLRVLG; encoded by the coding sequence ATGGATAAAACCTATATTGCTTTTTTACGCGGCATCAATGTTGGCGGACATCATAAGGTTCCCATGGCAGATCTATGTACACATTTGGAAAGTCTGGGTTTTACCAATATCGTTACCTTGCTCAATTCTGGCAACATCATTTTTAATGCTGCAGAAACTGAGATCACCAAACTTGAAGACAGCATATCAGAAAGTCTGGAGGAACGCTTCGGCTTTCCAATTCCGGTAATAATAAGAACACAGGAAGATATACAGGAACTGTATAACAGAGACCCGTTTCATGGAATAGCTCCCAATCAGGATCTGCGTTTATTCGTGAGCTTTCTTAAACAGGATACCGGGGATAAGATCAAAATTCCCATGGAGAATGAGGATAAGTCCTTTCAGATCATAGATAAATGTGGCGGAGCCATAATAAGTATTCTGGATATTTCTAAGACCAGCTCTCCTATCGGGATGAAGGAACTGGAAAAAATCTATGGCAGTGGTATCACCACAAGGAACTGGAATACGATAGTCCGGCTTGAAAGCAAACTGAGGGTGTTGGGTTAA
- a CDS encoding Crp/Fnr family transcriptional regulator yields the protein MDHLNFSSFLNANIEKTDLYLKPLLEHCKEQSFSKGEFLLQPGEYCKHSFYVEKGLLRQYSLDANGKEHIIQFAPENWFVSERDSVFFDNPASYYIQAIEVSRVLLFEEKFIIELSQKNEAFNEQNNRMLHKHIKSLQKRINMLLGATAEERYLDFIKTYPDVLLRVPQTMVAAYLGITPESLSRVRKSLAKKNT from the coding sequence ATGGATCATTTAAATTTCAGCTCCTTTCTTAATGCTAATATTGAAAAGACCGACCTTTATTTAAAACCTTTACTTGAGCATTGCAAGGAACAAAGCTTCTCGAAGGGCGAATTCTTACTTCAGCCCGGGGAGTACTGCAAGCATTCATTCTACGTAGAAAAAGGATTGTTAAGACAATACTCCCTGGATGCGAACGGGAAAGAACATATCATTCAATTCGCCCCCGAAAACTGGTTCGTTTCCGAAAGAGACAGCGTCTTTTTTGATAATCCTGCAAGTTACTATATTCAGGCTATAGAAGTCTCCAGGGTACTGCTGTTCGAAGAGAAATTCATTATAGAATTATCTCAGAAAAATGAAGCTTTTAATGAACAGAACAACAGGATGCTGCATAAGCACATAAAAAGCCTGCAAAAACGCATTAATATGTTATTAGGCGCTACGGCCGAAGAGCGCTATTTGGACTTTATTAAAACCTATCCCGATGTATTATTAAGGGTTCCTCAAACTATGGTAGCTGCCTATCTGGGGATCACTCCCGAAAGTTTAAGCAGGGTAAGAAAAAGTCTTGCTAAAAAAAACACCTAG
- a CDS encoding pirin family protein, with the protein MATKNIEIVVSPKEPHFVGDGFRVHNFIPSGFRLDMERMNPFLMLDYNSKYNFPPTEKPKGVGVHPHRGFETVTIAYKGRIEHHDSAGGGGVIDEGGVQWMTAASGVLHKEYHETEWSKKGGEFQMVQLWVNLLAKDKMSKPKYQALTNSDINKYQLEGNAGLVEVIAGGYRDIEGSASTFSPLNMLNAKLNKAGKASFDFPAEFNTCLLVVEGAVTVNGEEKVPTDHFVLFENEGESFEVEADEQSVVLILSGEPIKEPIAAHGPFVMNSRQELMQAFQDFNEGKFGYLED; encoded by the coding sequence ATGGCAACAAAGAATATAGAGATCGTCGTCTCTCCAAAGGAACCTCATTTTGTTGGAGATGGTTTTAGAGTGCACAACTTTATTCCCAGTGGGTTCAGACTGGATATGGAAAGAATGAATCCTTTCCTGATGCTGGATTATAATTCAAAATATAATTTTCCTCCTACCGAAAAGCCTAAGGGTGTTGGCGTTCATCCCCATCGTGGATTTGAAACCGTAACTATCGCCTATAAAGGTCGTATAGAGCATCATGATTCGGCCGGAGGCGGCGGGGTGATAGACGAAGGTGGTGTGCAGTGGATGACCGCGGCCAGTGGCGTACTGCACAAGGAATACCATGAAACCGAATGGAGTAAGAAAGGTGGCGAATTTCAGATGGTGCAGCTATGGGTGAACCTGCTTGCAAAGGACAAAATGAGTAAACCTAAATATCAGGCTCTTACGAATTCAGATATCAATAAATATCAGCTGGAGGGAAATGCAGGACTTGTGGAGGTTATTGCCGGAGGGTACCGCGATATCGAAGGTTCTGCGAGTACATTCTCGCCTTTGAACATGCTTAATGCAAAACTCAATAAGGCTGGCAAGGCCAGCTTCGATTTTCCGGCTGAATTTAATACCTGTTTGTTGGTGGTTGAAGGTGCAGTTACTGTTAACGGAGAAGAAAAAGTGCCCACAGATCATTTTGTCCTATTTGAAAATGAAGGTGAAAGCTTTGAAGTAGAAGCAGATGAACAATCTGTAGTATTGATCCTGAGCGGGGAACCGATAAAAGAGCCAATTGCTGCTCACGGACCGTTTGTAATGAATTCCAGACAGGAACTTATGCAGGCTTTTCAGGATTTTAATGAAGGCAAATTCGGTTATCTTGAAGATTAA
- a CDS encoding GNAT family N-acetyltransferase encodes MIRIEQQDDAKKGRFIIYEDDQKAGEITYTWARDTKFIIDHTEVNKAFSGKGLAKKLVLSAADFARKNEIKIVPLCPYAKHVFEKEKELQDLVV; translated from the coding sequence ATGATAAGAATAGAACAGCAGGACGATGCAAAAAAAGGACGATTCATCATATATGAAGATGATCAAAAAGCAGGTGAGATCACTTATACCTGGGCACGCGACACGAAATTCATCATAGATCATACGGAAGTTAATAAAGCTTTTTCGGGAAAAGGTCTTGCTAAAAAACTAGTGTTAAGCGCAGCAGATTTTGCAAGGAAGAACGAGATCAAGATCGTCCCGCTTTGTCCTTATGCCAAGCACGTTTTTGAAAAAGAAAAAGAACTTCAGGATCTCGTGGTCTGA
- a CDS encoding amidohydrolase — protein MHFQELSYFSDMMNEILALRKELHANPELSGNEINTARRIKDFISLHSNAEIIDNIGGNGLAAVFEFSKNGPQIMIRCELDALPIQEKNDFKHRSCIDGISHKCGHDGHMSIVAGLIFWLRAQTFDKGQVVLLFQPAEETGKGAHQMLTDKKFDRFSPDFVFALHNLPGKPLNSVILKKEFFSATVKSMFVKFTGKEAHASEPENGNNPALAISKLIAEFSKLNTPEPSSPEFSILTPVHFKMGDRSYGISPASAELHYTIRAWSNPVMEELMHKIKTLIAEIADAHKLKQETDWFEYFPEVKNDAGCNEIIEKAANKNGLKLLKEDIPFRFGEDFGWYSKNYPAAMFGLGAGENSPALHHADYDFPDEILESGINMFQTMIEDIFT, from the coding sequence ATGCATTTTCAGGAGTTATCTTATTTTAGCGATATGATGAATGAGATATTAGCCCTGAGAAAAGAATTACATGCAAATCCCGAGTTATCAGGGAATGAAATAAATACCGCCAGGCGCATCAAAGACTTTATCAGCCTGCACTCCAACGCCGAGATCATAGACAATATTGGTGGCAATGGTCTGGCTGCAGTTTTCGAATTCTCGAAAAACGGTCCGCAGATCATGATAAGATGTGAACTCGATGCCTTACCCATTCAGGAGAAAAATGACTTTAAGCACAGATCGTGCATTGATGGTATTTCTCATAAATGCGGTCACGACGGTCATATGTCTATAGTTGCCGGATTGATCTTCTGGCTACGGGCACAGACCTTTGATAAGGGTCAGGTGGTACTTCTTTTTCAACCCGCCGAAGAGACCGGAAAAGGCGCACATCAGATGCTGACGGACAAGAAGTTTGACAGATTCAGTCCAGATTTCGTTTTTGCGTTGCATAATCTACCGGGCAAACCTCTTAACTCTGTTATTCTCAAAAAAGAATTCTTTTCGGCCACGGTAAAAAGCATGTTCGTTAAATTTACCGGAAAGGAAGCCCATGCCTCGGAGCCCGAAAACGGAAATAATCCAGCACTCGCAATCTCAAAACTGATCGCAGAATTCTCTAAACTCAATACACCAGAACCTTCCAGTCCTGAGTTTTCAATTTTAACTCCGGTCCATTTTAAAATGGGAGACAGATCCTATGGTATCTCTCCGGCTAGCGCCGAGTTACATTATACCATAAGAGCCTGGAGCAATCCGGTGATGGAAGAATTGATGCATAAAATTAAAACTCTCATTGCAGAAATCGCCGATGCTCATAAACTAAAACAGGAAACCGACTGGTTCGAATATTTTCCGGAAGTAAAGAACGATGCCGGTTGCAATGAGATCATTGAAAAGGCAGCTAATAAAAACGGACTTAAGCTTTTAAAAGAAGATATTCCTTTTAGGTTTGGAGAGGATTTTGGATGGTATTCCAAGAATTATCCTGCAGCTATGTTTGGACTTGGCGCGGGAGAAAACAGTCCGGCCTTGCATCATGCCGATTATGATTTCCCGGATGAGATCCTGGAAAGTGGCATCAACATGTTTCAGACCATGATAGAAGATATTTTTACTTAA
- a CDS encoding MBL fold metallo-hydrolase — protein sequence MKKLSLLLTCLMLGLYSSGQEKDQNDIQEQGVSLVVLGNVQDGGSPHIGCNKVCCSALFKKPDPDRKVVALGLVDHENEKRYLFEATPDLTSQKKHLKEYGKPANSETPDGIFLTHAHIGHYSGLMYLGKEAMNADSTPVYAMPKMKEFLKNHGPWSQLVSNSNILIKDLFDEQRVELTPQISVTPFKVPHRDEYSETVGYRIEGPKKTALFIPDIDKWNKWEKDIVAEIKKVDYAFLDATFFDAKEINNRDISEIPHPFVIESMNNFKDLTANEKAKIFFIHFNHTNPLLDHQSEEYMKVLKAGFNVANIRDVFKL from the coding sequence ATGAAAAAATTATCGCTTCTTTTAACCTGTTTAATGCTTGGACTTTATAGTTCCGGTCAGGAGAAGGATCAGAATGATATACAGGAACAGGGAGTTTCACTAGTTGTACTTGGAAATGTACAGGATGGTGGTTCACCACATATTGGCTGCAATAAAGTATGCTGCAGCGCACTATTTAAAAAACCGGATCCTGATAGAAAGGTCGTTGCGCTTGGGCTTGTAGACCACGAGAACGAGAAAAGATATCTGTTTGAAGCCACACCGGACCTCACCTCACAAAAGAAGCATCTAAAGGAATACGGGAAGCCGGCTAACTCAGAAACTCCGGATGGAATTTTCCTGACCCATGCACATATTGGGCATTACAGCGGGTTGATGTATCTGGGAAAAGAAGCCATGAATGCCGATTCTACTCCGGTGTATGCTATGCCAAAAATGAAGGAGTTCTTAAAGAACCACGGGCCCTGGAGTCAGCTGGTTTCTAATTCGAATATCCTGATCAAAGACCTGTTTGATGAGCAAAGAGTGGAACTGACGCCTCAAATTTCTGTCACGCCATTCAAAGTTCCTCACAGAGATGAGTATTCTGAAACTGTTGGTTACAGAATAGAGGGTCCTAAGAAAACTGCATTATTCATTCCGGATATAGATAAATGGAATAAATGGGAAAAAGATATCGTTGCCGAGATCAAAAAGGTGGATTATGCCTTTCTGGACGCTACATTTTTTGATGCCAAGGAGATCAATAACAGGGATATTTCTGAGATCCCACATCCTTTCGTGATAGAAAGCATGAATAATTTTAAGGATCTGACCGCAAACGAAAAGGCCAAGATCTTCTTTATACATTTTAATCACACGAATCCTCTACTGGATCATCAAAGTGAGGAATATATGAAAGTGCTTAAGGCAGGTTTTAATGTGGCCAATATTAGAGATGTATTCAAATTATAG
- a CDS encoding GNAT family N-acetyltransferase — protein sequence MKDIDYTIRNAKPNEYKAIGELMVEVYSRLEGFPKRDEQPDYYNMLENIGEITKNPGTELLIAVEADEQILGAVVYFSDMKYYGSGGTATQEKNASGFRLLAVVHSARGKGVGKLLTLECINRSKEHGNERVLIHSTKFMQTAWKMYENMGFVRYPEIDFYQGELPVYGFKYLF from the coding sequence ATGAAAGACATAGATTATACGATAAGAAATGCCAAGCCTAATGAATATAAGGCTATAGGAGAACTTATGGTAGAGGTATACTCCCGCCTCGAGGGATTTCCAAAAAGGGATGAACAACCGGATTACTACAATATGCTGGAAAATATTGGGGAGATCACTAAAAATCCCGGCACCGAATTACTGATCGCAGTAGAAGCTGATGAACAGATCCTGGGGGCTGTAGTTTATTTCAGTGATATGAAATATTACGGTTCCGGCGGGACGGCAACTCAGGAAAAGAATGCTTCAGGATTCAGACTTCTGGCCGTTGTTCATTCTGCACGCGGGAAAGGAGTTGGAAAGCTCCTTACTCTGGAATGCATCAATAGATCTAAAGAGCATGGGAATGAACGTGTATTGATACATTCCACCAAATTCATGCAGACCGCCTGGAAAATGTATGAAAATATGGGCTTTGTTCGCTATCCTGAGATAGATTTTTATCAGGGTGAACTGCCTGTGTATGGTTTCAAATATTTATTCTAA
- a CDS encoding SRPBCC family protein produces MKKEVKSAKARMLIRSSASKVFNAFIDPEITKNFWFTHSSGKLEENKEVEWKWEMYGVSAMVKAVEVKPNEKLSFEWSSMNAEPTLVVMSFKAIEANSTFVSIEHSGFPQEGGDLVDVVADSTGGFNLVLAGLKAYLEHNIRLELVRDNFPEEAR; encoded by the coding sequence ATGAAAAAAGAAGTAAAATCAGCCAAAGCCAGAATGCTTATAAGAAGTTCGGCGTCTAAGGTGTTTAATGCCTTTATAGATCCCGAGATCACCAAAAATTTCTGGTTTACACATAGTAGCGGAAAACTGGAAGAAAATAAAGAGGTTGAATGGAAGTGGGAAATGTATGGCGTATCGGCTATGGTAAAGGCCGTTGAGGTTAAACCAAATGAGAAGCTAAGCTTTGAATGGTCTTCTATGAATGCAGAACCAACACTTGTGGTAATGAGCTTCAAAGCGATCGAGGCTAATTCTACCTTTGTGAGCATAGAGCATTCAGGTTTTCCACAGGAAGGCGGAGATCTGGTGGATGTTGTGGCAGATTCCACCGGCGGTTTCAATCTTGTTTTGGCAGGTTTAAAAGCCTATCTGGAACATAATATCCGGTTAGAACTTGTACGGGATAACTTCCCTGAAGAAGCCAGATAA
- a CDS encoding DEAD/DEAH box helicase: MSFKKLNEHIKERLSEKGFDSPTPFQKKALPVIKSGADLYGIAPEGAGKTTAMIISVIHKLEARAFEDSPRALIYVKDKEAALDLEEKFQEYIKGTDLRVYTAYEEHSMDTQKDEIYYGVDIVIATPRRLGRLFSNTGIHLGQLKMVIVEDAEFLSRGNHFNEVIRIPQSIAKCQYIILGTKMEPKMKRLQESFMELSRIVKA; this comes from the coding sequence ATGTCCTTTAAAAAGCTAAATGAACATATAAAAGAACGACTTTCAGAAAAAGGATTTGATTCCCCTACTCCTTTTCAGAAAAAAGCATTACCAGTTATAAAAAGTGGTGCCGACTTATATGGGATCGCTCCGGAAGGTGCAGGAAAGACCACGGCGATGATCATAAGTGTGATCCATAAACTAGAAGCCAGGGCCTTTGAAGATTCCCCTCGTGCATTGATCTATGTAAAAGACAAAGAGGCTGCGCTGGATCTGGAAGAGAAATTTCAGGAATATATTAAAGGTACCGACCTGCGGGTATATACTGCATACGAGGAGCATAGCATGGATACTCAAAAAGATGAGATCTATTATGGAGTGGATATAGTGATCGCTACGCCCAGACGCCTCGGAAGATTGTTCTCCAACACTGGTATTCACCTTGGTCAATTAAAAATGGTGATCGTTGAGGACGCCGAATTCCTTTCCCGTGGGAATCATTTTAATGAAGTGATCAGAATTCCGCAGAGCATAGCTAAATGTCAGTATATCATTTTAGGGACTAAGATGGAACCAAAAATGAAACGCTTACAGGAATCATTTATGGAATTATCCAGGATCGTTAAGGCTTAA
- a CDS encoding RNA polymerase sigma factor has protein sequence MRLKKKGIERKEHLKDFEELYEKNYEALCAYVLKLSGNPALSKDIVQETFIGIWEKREDLRIKTSFKAYLYKACYHRFIEKMRASKKEADLLDTLKWETIYSIHSEGEMNKKRKLRIIKRAVDQLSPKCREAFLLSRYNGLKYAEIAETMNISVKTVELHISKALSRLRKSQLLLYW, from the coding sequence ATGCGGTTAAAGAAAAAAGGAATTGAGAGAAAGGAACATCTTAAAGATTTTGAAGAACTCTATGAAAAAAATTATGAAGCGCTCTGCGCTTATGTACTAAAACTTTCCGGGAACCCGGCCTTGTCTAAAGACATCGTACAGGAAACCTTTATCGGTATCTGGGAAAAGCGAGAGGACCTGCGTATAAAGACCTCTTTCAAGGCTTATCTTTATAAGGCCTGCTATCACAGATTTATAGAAAAAATGAGGGCTTCTAAGAAAGAAGCCGATCTGCTGGATACTTTAAAATGGGAAACCATTTATAGCATTCATTCAGAAGGGGAGATGAATAAAAAAAGGAAATTGCGTATCATTAAAAGAGCAGTAGATCAGCTGTCTCCTAAATGTAGAGAAGCATTTCTTTTAAGCAGGTATAACGGCTTAAAATATGCCGAGATCGCGGAAACCATGAATATCTCGGTCAAGACCGTGGAACTTCATATATCCAAAGCCCTTTCGCGTTTGCGTAAGAGTCAGTTGCTACTTTATTGGTAG
- a CDS encoding TonB-dependent receptor, translating into MKNNDSINSSGLPDRSLSKTCFRLVFSLLLVTFGFQQTEASPIDSDTEIADVQEREVTGVVKDNTGMPLPGANVLVKGTTVGTQTDFDGKFSLMVPAGSNIIEISFISFETKQIDVTGKDNIEVQLAPSAARLDDVVIVGSRGKPRTSFDSPVPVDNLQTGELEQTGKGVLDQQLMHKVPSYTSTQQPISDAAAHFSPADLRGLFPSRTLVLVNGKRKNASALVYSYVTPGRGEVGVDMKAVPSAALERVEILRDGAAAQYGSDAVAGVINLVLKEESDPFINTSYSVTTEGDGEQYKLSTGFGVDINDKGYANFTFNYFDQKRSQRAGTITSLDDEAGYWGITDSTPYNTSDLRAFLNRNPSAGFQVGLPDMTITNFAYNTGYTLDEETKTEIYSFGSLANRSGSAPQFARVPYWVSGFEQIYPGTDFFLAEMAPQIQDYTFSLGLKTTYNEWDFDLSSTLGRNRIDYYINNSFNQSFGASSPSDFYNGAHQFSHIVNNLDVVRTFEDTGLNSLTVAFGAEHRTENFVTEEGEFASYGDGTPDDPTDRTGSESFGGFRPENASNDYRSNLGIYTDITADITEDFLLGGALRYENYSDFGSNVSWKLNSRYKTLDDKLSIRGSLSSGFRAPALHQVYYTAITTTLTENGIQQNGILNNADPALRALGIPELDAETSFNIGAGVTYRFTKNIGLTMDVYQIDVDDRIVLSGQVTPTGEPTNPIDQTLASVNVGAAGFFLNAIDTRTKGIDIVLSYSNLEIGEGSLGGSIAANFNKTEVMGTNFPDFIRQNNLEDALFSREDVSRVESWRPRSKIIGTANYEINKFSTNLSLMHYGKVTYRHPSNPADDATYGSKLLTDLSFGYEITDKINVTVGANNLFNVYPDTFAEAYSANGGIPNDRNLDFVGRFKYPWQTTQFGLDGTRIFTNLNFKF; encoded by the coding sequence ATGAAAAACAATGACTCAATTAATTCATCGGGCCTGCCCGACAGATCTTTATCTAAAACCTGTTTTAGGCTAGTCTTTAGCTTATTGCTGGTTACATTTGGATTTCAGCAAACAGAAGCCAGTCCGATAGATTCGGATACTGAAATTGCTGATGTTCAGGAAAGAGAAGTAACCGGTGTGGTAAAGGATAATACCGGAATGCCACTACCCGGAGCCAACGTTCTTGTAAAAGGAACCACAGTAGGTACTCAAACCGATTTTGATGGTAAGTTTAGTCTTATGGTACCTGCAGGAAGTAACATTATTGAGATCTCTTTTATCAGTTTTGAAACCAAACAGATCGATGTTACGGGAAAAGATAATATCGAGGTTCAGCTTGCACCTTCAGCCGCACGACTGGATGATGTCGTGATCGTTGGTAGCCGTGGTAAGCCAAGAACATCTTTTGATTCGCCGGTACCGGTAGATAATCTACAGACAGGAGAACTGGAACAAACAGGAAAAGGAGTTCTGGATCAGCAGTTAATGCATAAAGTACCTTCCTATACCTCAACTCAGCAACCAATTTCGGATGCGGCGGCTCACTTTAGCCCTGCAGATCTTAGAGGTTTGTTCCCGAGTAGAACTCTGGTTCTGGTTAATGGAAAAAGAAAGAATGCAAGTGCACTTGTATATAGTTACGTAACTCCGGGACGTGGTGAAGTTGGTGTGGATATGAAAGCCGTTCCTTCTGCAGCACTGGAAAGAGTAGAGATCTTACGTGATGGTGCAGCCGCGCAATACGGTTCAGATGCCGTTGCAGGTGTTATTAACCTTGTATTAAAGGAAGAAAGCGATCCATTCATCAACACCAGCTATAGTGTAACTACAGAGGGTGATGGTGAACAATATAAGTTATCTACAGGATTTGGTGTAGACATAAATGATAAGGGTTACGCCAACTTTACTTTCAACTATTTCGACCAAAAGCGCTCTCAGAGAGCCGGAACGATCACTAGTCTGGATGATGAGGCAGGTTATTGGGGAATTACCGATAGTACTCCTTATAACACTTCCGACTTAAGAGCATTCCTGAACAGAAATCCAAGTGCAGGTTTCCAGGTAGGGTTACCAGATATGACCATTACAAATTTTGCATACAACACAGGTTATACTTTAGATGAAGAGACTAAAACCGAGATCTATTCTTTTGGTTCTCTTGCTAACCGAAGTGGTTCTGCGCCTCAGTTCGCGCGCGTACCATACTGGGTAAGCGGGTTCGAGCAGATCTATCCTGGTACAGATTTCTTCTTAGCAGAGATGGCGCCTCAGATTCAGGATTATACATTCTCTCTTGGGTTAAAAACGACCTATAACGAATGGGATTTTGATCTAAGTTCTACTTTAGGTAGAAACAGGATTGATTATTATATCAATAACTCCTTCAACCAGTCCTTTGGCGCTAGTAGCCCGTCAGATTTCTACAACGGGGCTCACCAGTTTAGTCATATTGTGAATAATCTGGATGTGGTTAGAACATTTGAAGATACCGGATTAAACTCATTAACGGTTGCATTTGGTGCTGAGCACAGAACCGAAAACTTCGTAACAGAAGAGGGTGAATTTGCTTCTTATGGTGACGGTACGCCAGATGATCCAACGGACAGAACCGGATCTGAATCATTTGGAGGCTTTAGACCTGAAAATGCGTCTAATGATTATAGAAGTAACCTTGGTATCTATACAGATATTACCGCAGACATTACAGAAGACTTCCTATTGGGAGGTGCATTGAGATATGAGAACTATAGCGATTTTGGTTCCAATGTAAGCTGGAAACTGAATTCAAGATATAAGACCCTGGATGATAAATTATCTATAAGAGGTTCTTTAAGTAGTGGATTCAGAGCTCCTGCTTTACACCAGGTATATTATACTGCGATCACCACAACTCTTACAGAGAATGGTATCCAGCAAAATGGTATTTTGAACAATGCAGATCCTGCTTTAAGAGCTCTTGGTATTCCTGAGCTAGATGCAGAGACATCTTTCAATATCGGTGCCGGGGTGACTTACAGATTCACTAAGAATATCGGACTTACGATGGATGTTTATCAGATCGATGTTGATGACAGAATTGTACTTTCCGGACAGGTAACTCCTACGGGAGAACCTACGAACCCGATAGACCAGACTCTTGCCAGCGTAAATGTTGGTGCTGCAGGTTTCTTCCTGAATGCAATTGATACCAGAACAAAAGGTATAGACATCGTACTGAGTTACAGCAATCTTGAGATAGGAGAAGGTTCTTTAGGCGGTAGTATCGCTGCGAACTTCAATAAGACAGAAGTTATGGGAACAAATTTCCCTGATTTCATAAGACAGAACAACCTGGAAGACGCTCTTTTCTCTCGTGAGGATGTTTCGAGAGTTGAATCCTGGAGACCAAGATCCAAGATCATTGGTACTGCAAACTATGAGATAAATAAGTTCTCTACAAATCTGTCTTTAATGCATTACGGAAAAGTGACCTATCGTCACCCAAGTAATCCGGCAGATGATGCAACTTATGGCAGCAAATTGCTAACCGATCTTAGTTTTGGTTATGAGATCACAGATAAGATCAATGTTACCGTAGGAGCAAACAATCTGTTTAATGTATATCCTGATACTTTTGCCGAAGCTTATAGCGCAAATGGAGGAATTCCTAATGACAGAAACCTTGACTTCGTAGGTAGATTCAAGTATCCGTGGCAAACCACGCAATTTGGTCTGGACGGTACAAGAATATTCACAAACCTGAACTTTAAGTTCTAA